The Capsicum annuum cultivar UCD-10X-F1 unplaced genomic scaffold, UCD10Xv1.1 ctg4437, whole genome shotgun sequence genome includes a region encoding these proteins:
- the LOC124892145 gene encoding uncharacterized protein LOC124892145, whose translation MKKLRDVASVKEKKTVVAISKEKKKEFVKRDPLPKGMKYVIKTVPHHPLRFGISFSRNFAIDVEYFVGKKVLNMFKETCFGVFVHMPKSNFQGQITKCLLMLECKQDNPNEFHVYVKGTVLKFMIFEFALISGLNCASNIENFQYPSLDGSVLMTKYFSVIEFNKIENGRYEQYPWGKIAFNKLMNSLRQDFFVEKQLYRLGGMPHVLNVWMYKYCSEVDKGITCRIGNRIPRICNWFVVGTKPKFKKSMNRMFRKPNHDEMDLKDSVNSTLPFTSCRQPIKVDQKAKMTIGSLLLDDFDDFTIPPQLELLTRSKSKSNISLAPPSKRRKTNAERKESVTDQEKIKVQPSVEEVNESPSGTSNKITDLINEEAPHEPSLIDFNERTPPVDKRFDDIEALMKKHHEEMKKQHEEMMLAVKEKHDAPQKVVIEIDSSNKEMKNNDTHSDDLGTPKEHPKDNNDGNAVYTGEHKQDENSSTESSHKFNFDDTAIWRQTIEVQNVQK comes from the exons ATGAAAAAGTTACGGGATGTTGCTAGTGTTAAAGAGAAGAAGACCGTTGTTGCtatttcaaaggaaaaaaaaaaggaatttgtAAAAAGAGACCCATTACCAAAG GGTATGAAATACGTGATCAAAACTGTTCCGCATCATCCTTTGAGGTTTGGTATTTCGTTCAGCCGTAACTTTGCGATTGATGTTGAGTACTTTGTGGGTAAAAAAGTGCTAAATATGTTTAAGGAGACATGCTTTGGTGTGTTTGTTCATATGCCtaaatcaaattttcaaggtCAAATAACCAAATGTTTATTGATGCTTGAGTGTAAACAAGATAACCCAAATGAATTCCATGTTTATGTCAAGGGAACAGTtctgaaatttatgatttttgaatttgcTCTCATTAGTGGTCTGAATTGCGCCTCAAACATTGAGAACTTTCAGTATCCGAGTTTAGATGGCTCTGTTTTaatgacaaaatatttttcagtG ATAGAATTCAATAAGATAGAGAATGGTCGATATGAACAATATCCATGGGGAAAGATTGCTTTCAACAAGTTGATGAACTCGTTGAGACAGGACTTTTTCGTTGAAAAGCAGCTTTATCGCTTAGGAGGAATGCCACATGTTCTCAACGTCTGGATGTACAAATATTGTTCTGAAGTAGATAAAGGCATTACTTGTCGTATTGGTAATCGTATCCCAAGGATATGTAACTGGTTTGTTGTTGGAACAAAACCTAAATTCAAAAAGTCCATGAATAGAATGTTTAGAAAG CCAAATCATGATGAAATGGATTTGAAAGATTCTGTCAATTCAACTTTGCCATTCACATCTTGTAGACAGCCGATAAAAGTTGATCAGAAAGCTAAAATGACAATTGGCTCATTActtttggatgattttgatgattttactaTCCCACCACAGCTCGAACTATTAACTAGGTCAAAGTCCAAGTCTAATATATCATTAGCACCAccttcaaaaagaagaaagacaaaCGCTGAGCGAAAAGAATCGGTGACagatcaagaaaaaattaaagttcaGCCTTCTGTTGAAGAAGTCAATGAATCACCTTCTGGCACATCAAACAAAATTACTGACCTAATCAATGAAGAAGCTCCACATGAACCATCTCTAATAGATTTCAACGAACGGACACCACCA GTTGACAAAAGATTTGATGACATTGAAGCATTAATGAAAAAACATCATGAAGAAATGAAAAAACAACATGAAGAAATGATGTTAGCTGTGAAGGAGAAGCATGATGCTCCACAAAAA GTTGTTATTGAAATTGATAGttcaaataaagaaatgaaaaataatgacaCACATAGTGATGATTTAGGAACTCCGAAAGAACATCCAAAGGAT AATAATGATGGAAATGCTGTATATACTGGAGAACACAAGCAGGATGAAAATTCATCAACTGAGTCTTCTCACAAATTCAATTTTGATGATACGGCTATTTGGAGACAGACTATTGAAGTTCAAAATGTACAAAAG